From Amycolatopsis sp. cg9, one genomic window encodes:
- a CDS encoding ROK family protein: MAVTGARRADPASPRTANLAAVLRALRSGPLSRTQLAARCGIAKSAVPGLLTDLAGRGLVRPAGVLPGNGRPSRLVELHGEDAYALALSIEADRLAAVVTDLSGRVLAERAETVDVAALGLQRGMDELAHLARQVLPGDPVGVAISVPGLVDSAAAVLRLAPALRWRDAEIAGLMAARLDLPAEAIAVDNDANLGALAESVDGADDLFYLSGGTTVGGGLVSGGAILRGARGFAGEVGHIAVDPSGERCACGRTGCLETKANLAAVLRAAAPPGDPLHDPALGVEGRVGLLGLRVRRGDQRAVTAVHELGVALGVALSTVVDVLDPDVVVLGGYFAELGEWLVEPVRVELAARPLGHARVVPSRLGLKAPLRGAAHLAAERLFANPTLVEEASV, encoded by the coding sequence GTGGCCGTCACCGGGGCGAGGCGAGCCGATCCGGCGAGCCCGCGTACCGCGAACCTGGCCGCGGTCCTGCGCGCGCTGCGGAGCGGACCGCTCTCGCGCACGCAGCTGGCCGCCCGCTGCGGGATCGCCAAGTCGGCGGTGCCCGGCCTGCTCACCGACCTCGCCGGGCGCGGGCTGGTGCGCCCCGCGGGCGTGCTCCCGGGCAACGGGCGGCCCAGCCGGCTCGTCGAGCTGCACGGCGAAGACGCGTACGCGCTGGCCTTGAGCATCGAAGCCGACCGGCTGGCGGCCGTGGTCACGGATCTCTCCGGGCGGGTGCTGGCCGAGCGGGCCGAGACCGTCGACGTCGCCGCGCTCGGGCTGCAGCGGGGCATGGACGAGCTCGCCCACCTGGCCCGCCAGGTGCTGCCCGGCGACCCGGTCGGCGTCGCGATCTCGGTGCCGGGGCTGGTCGACTCGGCCGCCGCCGTGCTGAGACTCGCGCCGGCGCTGCGCTGGCGGGACGCCGAAATCGCCGGCCTGATGGCCGCGCGACTGGATCTCCCGGCCGAGGCCATCGCCGTTGACAACGATGCCAACCTCGGCGCACTCGCCGAATCGGTCGACGGGGCCGACGACCTGTTCTACCTCAGCGGCGGGACGACGGTCGGCGGCGGGCTCGTCTCCGGCGGCGCCATCCTGCGCGGCGCGCGCGGTTTCGCGGGCGAGGTCGGGCACATCGCCGTCGACCCGTCCGGCGAACGCTGCGCGTGCGGCCGGACCGGGTGCCTGGAGACGAAGGCGAACCTGGCCGCGGTCCTGCGCGCCGCGGCGCCGCCCGGCGATCCGCTGCACGACCCCGCCCTCGGCGTCGAAGGGCGGGTCGGCCTGCTCGGACTCCGCGTCCGGCGCGGCGACCAGCGCGCGGTCACCGCGGTGCACGAACTCGGCGTCGCCCTCGGCGTCGCACTGTCCACTGTGGTCGACGTGCTCGACCCGGACGTCGTCGTGCTGGGCGGCTACTTCGCCGAGCTCGGCGAGTGGCTGGTCGAGCCGGTCCGCGTCGAGCTCGCCGCCCGGCCGCTCGGCCACGCCCGGGTAGTGCCGTCCCGCCTCGGCCTGAAGGCCCCGCTGCGGGGAGCCGCGCACCTGGCGGCCGAGCGGCTGTTCGCGAACCCGACGCTCGTCGAGGAGGCCTCGGTATGA
- a CDS encoding ROK family protein, with translation MVETRHQTRLLTLLRDEGPMSRVELGERLELPRARVGAEVARLAEVGLVEAAGPSASRGGRRSTLVRLSGELRVLAVDVGATSVGVAVTDASCEVLAHAVEDCDVRQGPHPVLRRVAALAEKVRDEAPGRLVAAGIGLPGPVSFAEGMAVAPPIMPGWDRFSVRDHLGGLWGCPVAVDNDVNAMALGERHAGVARSTDDLMFVKIGTGIGCGIVLGGKVYRGVAGTAGDIGHIRLDDFGPTCACGEVGCLEAYFGGAALARDGLALARSGRSAHLAEVAADGGAVTARDVGRAAAAGDFGAVNLIRDGGRRLGQVIASLVCFINPGMVVIGGGVAQLGHQLLAEVRSAVYRRSLPLATGNLPIVLSELGETAGVIGAAWSATDRAFTLSS, from the coding sequence ATGGTCGAAACCCGGCACCAGACGCGGTTGCTCACCCTGCTGCGGGACGAGGGCCCGATGTCACGGGTCGAACTGGGGGAGCGGCTCGAGCTGCCGCGGGCGCGGGTGGGGGCCGAGGTGGCCCGGCTCGCCGAGGTCGGGCTCGTCGAAGCCGCGGGCCCGTCGGCCAGCCGCGGCGGGCGGCGGTCGACGCTGGTCCGGCTGTCCGGGGAGCTGCGGGTGCTCGCGGTGGACGTCGGCGCGACGTCGGTCGGGGTGGCGGTCACCGACGCCTCGTGCGAGGTGCTCGCGCACGCCGTCGAGGACTGCGACGTGCGCCAGGGGCCGCACCCGGTGCTGCGGCGGGTCGCCGCGCTCGCCGAGAAGGTGCGGGACGAAGCGCCCGGGCGGCTGGTCGCGGCCGGGATCGGGCTGCCGGGGCCGGTCAGCTTCGCCGAGGGCATGGCCGTCGCGCCGCCGATCATGCCCGGGTGGGACCGGTTCAGCGTGCGCGACCACCTCGGCGGGCTGTGGGGCTGCCCGGTCGCGGTGGACAACGACGTCAACGCGATGGCGCTCGGGGAGCGGCACGCCGGGGTCGCGCGCTCGACCGACGACCTGATGTTCGTGAAGATCGGCACCGGGATCGGCTGCGGCATCGTGCTCGGCGGCAAGGTGTACCGCGGGGTCGCGGGCACGGCGGGCGACATCGGGCACATCCGGCTCGACGACTTCGGGCCGACCTGCGCGTGCGGCGAGGTCGGCTGCCTGGAGGCCTACTTCGGCGGTGCCGCGCTGGCCCGCGACGGCCTGGCGCTGGCCCGCAGCGGCCGTTCGGCCCACCTGGCCGAGGTGGCCGCGGACGGCGGCGCGGTCACGGCCCGTGACGTCGGCCGCGCGGCGGCGGCGGGCGACTTCGGCGCGGTCAACCTCATCCGCGACGGCGGCCGCCGGCTCGGCCAGGTCATCGCCTCGCTGGTCTGCTTCATCAACCCGGGCATGGTCGTGATCGGCGGCGGGGTCGCGCAGCTCGGGCACCAGCTGCTGGCCGAGGTCCGCAGCGCGGTGTACCGGCGCTCGCTGCCGCTGGCGACGGGCAACCTGCCGATCGTGCTGTCGGAGCTGGGCGAGACGGCGGGGGTCATCGGCGCGGCCTGGTCGGCGACGGACCGGGCCTTCACGCTGAGCAGCTGA
- a CDS encoding BTAD domain-containing putative transcriptional regulator, producing the protein MDFRVLGPIRLDTGGRPVELGEPRRQAVLAVLLFEAGRTVGVDVLVDRVWGESPPQQVRRSLQAHITRIRRVLEQADPGGARVARDSGGYRLVVRPEQVDVFRFRSVLREHPADATALRTALSLWQGEPLAGLRGHWAERTRRALRQEHADAVVAWAEAEIRAGDAASTIARLIELSDENPLQERAAAALMRAFYAVGRGADALAVFERTRRALRDDLGVDPGPGLAAVHEAVLRHDLATAAVAPVAVPAQLPADATAFIGRAGELAELDRAAAGTGDEPVVVCVTGSPGAGKTATAVHWGHRARDRFPDGQLYLDLCGYDPGEPLSATDALAVLLTAVLPPGTEIPLRQDERAARFRTAVAGRRLLVVLDNAATVEQVRPLLPGTASCVVVVTSRDSLAGLVALHGAHRVELDRLPGADAVALLRRLIGDRVAAEPAAAAALAERCVRLPLTLRLAAEHAVSRPATPLSRLVEELRAAQDTLDVLSGGGDSRAAVRAVFSWSLRQLSPDANRAFAALGRHPAPLFDAHALAALADRPLEDARRLLDVLVRAHLVHAAGADRYGMHDLLKAYAAEAGGEFGLDGVYRYYFATAGAAMDRLYPGETHRRPAVPTAVSPVPAFPDTEAAREWLDAELPAVQALVAHAATRGRPEHAVTLSAVLYRYLDGHHEAAALVINTHAREAAHATGDRAAEANARMALGNVHNQAGRGEPAAAETWAAHALYEEIGDVLGQARALGNVGMLEESAGRYLAATGYFERALAMFDRIGDTSGRAHFLTRLGTVEVRTGHATAAHDHLRQALALHRRAGHRFGEAWVQLGLGELAAAEGRPAESVRRHAEAAGVFGVLGHSGSEAWAIDGLGRAEAQAAHLFDAAGHHRLALDLFRRNGDRVGEAWALNGLGEACHACGYAVTARENFASALLLAIRTECRDQLARAHHGLARTIAATDPEGAREHYELAIGIYAELELAAADGIRTELASLG; encoded by the coding sequence GTGGATTTCCGCGTCCTGGGACCGATCCGCCTGGACACGGGCGGCCGGCCCGTCGAGCTCGGCGAACCACGCCGCCAGGCGGTGCTCGCCGTGCTGCTGTTCGAGGCGGGCCGGACCGTCGGGGTGGACGTGCTCGTGGACCGGGTCTGGGGCGAATCGCCGCCCCAGCAGGTCCGCCGGTCGCTGCAGGCCCACATCACCCGGATCCGGCGCGTGCTCGAACAGGCCGATCCCGGAGGTGCCCGGGTGGCAAGGGATTCCGGCGGCTACCGCCTCGTCGTCCGGCCCGAGCAGGTCGACGTCTTCCGGTTCCGGAGCGTCCTGCGCGAACACCCCGCCGACGCCACCGCGCTGCGGACGGCCCTTTCGCTGTGGCAAGGCGAACCGCTGGCCGGGCTGCGCGGGCACTGGGCGGAACGGACCCGGCGCGCCCTGCGCCAGGAACACGCGGACGCCGTCGTGGCGTGGGCCGAAGCCGAAATCCGCGCCGGCGACGCGGCGTCGACGATTGCGCGGCTGATCGAGCTTTCCGACGAAAACCCGTTGCAGGAACGGGCCGCCGCGGCGTTGATGCGCGCGTTCTACGCCGTCGGCCGCGGTGCCGACGCCCTCGCCGTTTTCGAGCGGACCCGGCGGGCGCTGCGCGACGACCTCGGCGTGGACCCCGGCCCCGGGCTCGCCGCCGTGCACGAAGCCGTGCTGCGCCACGACCTCGCGACGGCCGCCGTGGCCCCCGTCGCCGTCCCCGCGCAGCTGCCCGCCGACGCCACCGCGTTCATCGGGCGCGCCGGCGAACTGGCCGAGCTCGACCGGGCGGCCGCCGGGACCGGGGACGAGCCGGTGGTCGTCTGCGTCACCGGCTCGCCCGGCGCGGGCAAGACCGCCACGGCCGTGCACTGGGGGCACCGCGCCCGCGACCGCTTCCCGGACGGGCAGCTCTACCTCGACCTGTGCGGGTACGACCCGGGCGAACCGCTGTCAGCCACCGACGCGCTGGCCGTGCTGCTGACCGCGGTGCTGCCCCCGGGCACGGAAATCCCGCTGCGGCAGGACGAACGCGCCGCCCGGTTCCGCACCGCGGTCGCGGGCCGGCGGCTGCTCGTCGTGCTGGACAACGCGGCGACCGTCGAGCAGGTCCGGCCGCTGCTGCCGGGCACGGCCAGCTGCGTCGTCGTGGTCACCAGCCGGGACTCGCTCGCCGGGCTGGTGGCGCTGCACGGCGCGCACCGCGTCGAGCTCGACCGGCTGCCGGGTGCCGACGCGGTCGCGTTGCTGCGGCGGCTGATCGGCGACCGGGTGGCCGCGGAACCGGCGGCCGCGGCGGCGCTGGCCGAGCGGTGCGTGCGGCTGCCGCTGACCCTGCGCCTGGCCGCGGAGCACGCCGTGTCCCGGCCGGCGACGCCGCTGTCCCGGCTGGTCGAGGAGCTGCGTGCGGCCCAGGACACCCTCGACGTGCTCAGTGGCGGCGGGGACAGCCGGGCCGCCGTCCGCGCGGTCTTCTCGTGGTCGTTGCGGCAGCTGAGCCCCGACGCCAACCGCGCGTTCGCCGCCCTGGGACGGCACCCGGCGCCGCTGTTCGACGCCCACGCGCTGGCGGCGCTCGCGGACCGCCCGCTCGAGGACGCCCGGCGCCTGCTGGACGTCCTCGTCCGCGCGCACCTGGTCCACGCCGCCGGCGCCGACCGCTACGGCATGCACGACCTGCTCAAGGCCTACGCCGCGGAAGCCGGCGGCGAGTTCGGGCTGGACGGGGTCTACCGCTACTACTTCGCGACCGCCGGCGCGGCGATGGACCGGCTCTACCCGGGCGAGACCCACCGGCGGCCGGCCGTGCCCACCGCCGTCAGCCCGGTACCGGCGTTCCCGGACACCGAGGCCGCGCGCGAGTGGCTGGACGCGGAACTGCCCGCCGTCCAGGCTCTCGTCGCCCATGCGGCGACGCGGGGCCGTCCGGAACACGCCGTGACGCTGTCGGCGGTGCTCTACCGCTACCTCGACGGCCACCACGAGGCGGCGGCGCTGGTGATCAACACCCACGCGCGGGAGGCGGCGCACGCCACCGGCGACCGCGCGGCCGAGGCCAACGCGCGCATGGCGCTGGGCAACGTGCACAACCAGGCCGGCCGCGGCGAGCCGGCGGCGGCGGAAACGTGGGCGGCCCACGCGCTGTACGAGGAGATCGGCGACGTGCTCGGCCAGGCGCGCGCACTCGGCAACGTCGGCATGCTCGAGGAGAGCGCGGGCCGCTACCTCGCGGCGACCGGCTACTTCGAGCGGGCGCTGGCGATGTTCGACCGGATCGGCGACACGAGCGGCCGCGCGCACTTCCTCACCCGCCTCGGCACGGTCGAGGTCCGCACCGGCCACGCCACGGCGGCCCACGACCACCTGCGGCAGGCACTGGCGCTGCACCGCCGGGCCGGCCACCGCTTCGGCGAGGCGTGGGTGCAGCTCGGCCTGGGCGAACTGGCCGCCGCCGAGGGCCGCCCCGCCGAATCCGTCCGCCGCCACGCGGAAGCGGCCGGCGTGTTCGGCGTCCTGGGCCACAGCGGCAGCGAAGCCTGGGCGATCGACGGCCTCGGCCGCGCGGAAGCACAGGCCGCCCACCTCTTCGACGCGGCAGGCCACCACCGCCTGGCACTGGACCTGTTCCGCCGCAACGGCGACCGCGTCGGCGAGGCGTGGGCCCTGAACGGCCTGGGCGAAGCGTGCCACGCGTGCGGCTACGCGGTGACGGCCCGCGAGAACTTCGCGTCGGCGCTGCTGCTGGCCATCCGGACGGAGTGCCGCGACCAGCTCGCCCGCGCCCACCACGGCCTCGCCCGCACCATCGCCGCCACCGACCCCGAGGGCGCACGGGAGCACTACGAGCTGGCGATCGGCATCTACGCGGAGCTGGAACTGGCGGCCGCCGACGGGATCCGCACAGAACTGGCGAGCTTGGGCTGA
- a CDS encoding cold-shock protein encodes MGLLGTVNWYEPGKGYGFASPDGGGADIFVHSSAIVTGGVVTEGQRVAFLIVEGERGPQAGHVIPLGAGAGSPAAAGIADGADGTVAWYDEDKGFGFINPDSGAGDVFVHARALAEGLTWLAEGDRVAYEVASGDKGPQARDVHLVRGAEPQTAPQRSAPAAAAGPAARDVPVRGGEGVVARYDGDRGFGFITPDAGGDDLFAHVSVVMGSEPLRKGDRVRYAVRQSDRGPQADRIERL; translated from the coding sequence GTGGGCCTGCTCGGCACCGTCAACTGGTACGAGCCGGGCAAGGGGTACGGCTTCGCGTCGCCGGACGGCGGCGGCGCCGACATCTTCGTGCACAGCTCCGCCATCGTGACCGGCGGCGTGGTCACCGAGGGGCAGCGGGTGGCCTTCCTGATCGTCGAAGGCGAGCGCGGCCCGCAGGCCGGGCACGTGATTCCGCTGGGAGCAGGGGCCGGCTCACCCGCTGCGGCTGGTATCGCGGACGGTGCCGACGGCACGGTGGCCTGGTACGACGAGGACAAGGGCTTCGGCTTCATCAACCCCGACTCCGGCGCCGGGGACGTCTTCGTTCACGCCCGGGCCCTGGCCGAGGGGCTGACGTGGCTCGCGGAGGGCGACCGCGTCGCCTACGAGGTGGCTAGTGGAGACAAGGGCCCGCAGGCCCGCGACGTGCACCTGGTCCGGGGCGCCGAGCCCCAGACGGCGCCGCAGCGGTCGGCACCTGCCGCGGCCGCAGGGCCGGCGGCGCGGGACGTGCCCGTACGAGGCGGCGAGGGCGTCGTCGCGCGCTACGACGGCGACCGCGGCTTCGGCTTCATCACCCCGGACGCAGGCGGCGACGATCTCTTCGCCCACGTGTCCGTGGTCATGGGGTCGGAGCCGCTGCGGAAGGGTGACCGGGTCCGGTACGCGGTGCGTCAGAGCGACCGGGGCCCGCAGGCCGACCGCATCGAACGCCTCTGA
- a CDS encoding MFS transporter: MGRGTRLLLAVVCGVAVAGVYAGQPVLGPMGDDLGVARAAAGWFVAAGQLGYLAGLVLLVPLGDLLDRRRLLAVHLGLEAAGLALTAAAPAAWVAFAGLAVAGSFAVVVQTAVAYAASLSPPGERGRNLGVVTSGVVVGILGARIVTGGLADVWGWRGGYLTLAVLAAALGVLSLAVLPPDDRVRTERYGQVLRALGGLFSRPAFLGRGLIAFFLFASFGALWSGLALPLAAAPWHLSETRIGLFGLAGLAGALGAARAGHWADAGHARRVTGLALVLLVCSWAAIGQLGRSLPLLVLGVVVLDFAVQVVHVGNQHVLATAHPDRTSSAIGGYMVFYSLGSAFGATATTASFGAAGWPGSAVLGAVLAVGALVVWAVAGG, translated from the coding sequence GTGGGACGGGGAACGAGGCTGCTGCTGGCGGTCGTGTGCGGGGTGGCGGTCGCCGGGGTCTACGCGGGACAGCCGGTACTGGGGCCGATGGGGGACGACCTCGGCGTCGCGCGCGCCGCGGCCGGCTGGTTCGTGGCCGCCGGCCAGCTCGGCTACCTCGCCGGCCTGGTTCTCCTGGTGCCGCTGGGGGACCTGCTCGACCGGCGGCGGCTGCTCGCCGTCCACTTGGGACTGGAGGCGGCCGGCCTGGCGCTCACCGCGGCCGCGCCGGCCGCCTGGGTGGCGTTCGCCGGACTCGCCGTCGCGGGCTCGTTCGCGGTCGTGGTGCAGACAGCGGTCGCCTACGCGGCGTCGCTGTCCCCGCCCGGCGAGCGCGGCCGCAACCTCGGCGTCGTGACGTCCGGCGTGGTGGTCGGCATCCTCGGCGCCCGCATCGTCACCGGCGGCCTCGCGGACGTGTGGGGCTGGCGCGGCGGCTACCTCACCCTGGCGGTGCTCGCCGCCGCGCTCGGCGTGCTGAGCCTCGCCGTGCTGCCGCCGGACGACCGCGTCCGCACCGAACGCTACGGCCAGGTCCTGCGCGCGCTGGGCGGCCTGTTCAGCCGGCCGGCGTTCCTCGGCCGCGGACTGATCGCGTTCTTCCTGTTCGCGTCTTTCGGCGCCCTCTGGAGCGGCCTGGCGCTGCCCCTGGCCGCGGCGCCGTGGCACCTGAGCGAAACGCGGATCGGGCTGTTCGGCCTCGCCGGCCTGGCCGGCGCGCTCGGCGCCGCCCGCGCCGGCCACTGGGCCGACGCCGGGCACGCGCGCCGGGTGACCGGCCTCGCGCTCGTCCTGCTGGTGTGCTCGTGGGCCGCGATCGGGCAGCTCGGCCGCTCGCTGCCGCTGCTGGTGCTCGGGGTGGTCGTGCTGGACTTCGCCGTCCAGGTCGTGCACGTCGGCAACCAGCACGTCCTCGCGACCGCGCACCCGGACCGCACGAGCAGCGCGATCGGCGGGTACATGGTGTTCTACTCACTCGGCTCCGCGTTCGGGGCAACCGCGACGACGGCATCGTTCGGGGCGGCGGGCTGGCCGGGGTCGGCGGTCTTGGGGGCCGTGCTCGCGGTGGGGGCGTTGGTGGTCTGGGCGGTCGCGGGCGGGTAG
- a CDS encoding winged helix-turn-helix transcriptional regulator encodes MPGESWTDPDCPVARAADLVGDRWSLLIIRDAMDGARSFTDFQQRTGIARNILADRLRKLTAHGLLAHVDAPTGKRRRYALTDAGKDLFPVVVTLRQWGERHAFEAGEAHSVLVDEHGEVVPDVVPSAADGTALTSDTTSVRKALS; translated from the coding sequence GTGCCGGGAGAAAGCTGGACCGACCCGGACTGCCCGGTCGCCCGCGCCGCCGACCTGGTCGGCGATCGCTGGAGCCTGCTGATCATCCGGGACGCGATGGACGGCGCCCGCTCGTTCACCGACTTCCAGCAGCGCACGGGCATCGCGCGCAACATCCTCGCCGACCGGCTCCGCAAGCTCACCGCCCACGGGCTGCTCGCGCACGTCGACGCCCCGACGGGCAAACGCCGGCGCTACGCGCTCACCGACGCGGGCAAGGACCTCTTCCCCGTGGTCGTCACCCTCCGGCAGTGGGGCGAGCGGCACGCCTTCGAGGCGGGTGAGGCGCATTCGGTCCTGGTCGACGAACACGGCGAAGTCGTGCCGGACGTCGTGCCGTCGGCCGCGGACGGAACCGCGCTGACGAGCGACACGACGTCCGTGCGGAAGGCACTCAGCTGA
- a CDS encoding glycine betaine ABC transporter substrate-binding protein: MRRTIAAVSALVVVLAAGCTIGKDESGPQVGEGSIKKIDALSGAQIRVSSKEFDEQLLLGQIAVVALQAAGASPQDKTNITGSSNVRQALTSGAVDLYWEYTGTAWISYLKQTKPIADAQAQYDAVKQADAANNVTWWARSPANDTYALAGNPAAIARTGVKTLSDYAALVKRDPAAASTCIGPEFKSRDDGFPGLEKTYGFDLPAPQEHLLNDAVIYPTVGKGDTCGFGEVASTDGRVAGQKLVVLDDDKHFFPTYNPAISIASGVAQKYPQLEQVFTPIAAKLDTATLTDLNKKVSVDGQKPAEVARDWLKSAGFIS; this comes from the coding sequence ATGCGACGCACGATCGCCGCCGTATCCGCACTCGTCGTGGTGCTCGCCGCCGGCTGCACGATCGGCAAGGACGAGTCCGGCCCCCAGGTGGGCGAGGGATCCATCAAGAAGATCGACGCGCTGAGCGGCGCCCAGATCCGGGTCAGCTCCAAGGAGTTCGACGAACAGCTGCTGCTGGGCCAGATCGCCGTCGTCGCGCTGCAGGCCGCCGGGGCGAGCCCGCAGGACAAGACCAACATCACCGGTTCGAGCAACGTCCGCCAGGCGCTCACCAGCGGCGCGGTCGACCTGTACTGGGAGTACACCGGCACCGCCTGGATCAGCTACCTCAAGCAGACCAAGCCGATCGCCGACGCGCAGGCGCAGTACGACGCGGTCAAGCAGGCCGACGCCGCCAACAACGTCACGTGGTGGGCGCGTTCGCCGGCGAACGACACCTACGCGCTGGCCGGCAACCCGGCGGCGATCGCCCGCACCGGCGTCAAGACGCTCTCGGACTACGCGGCACTCGTGAAGCGCGACCCGGCCGCGGCGTCGACGTGCATCGGCCCGGAGTTCAAGAGCCGCGACGACGGCTTCCCGGGCCTGGAGAAGACGTACGGGTTCGACCTGCCCGCCCCGCAGGAGCACCTGCTCAACGACGCGGTCATCTACCCGACGGTCGGGAAGGGCGACACCTGCGGCTTCGGCGAGGTGGCCTCGACGGACGGCCGCGTGGCGGGGCAGAAGCTCGTCGTGCTCGACGACGACAAGCACTTCTTCCCGACCTACAACCCGGCCATCTCGATCGCGTCCGGGGTGGCGCAGAAGTACCCGCAGCTGGAGCAGGTCTTCACGCCGATCGCGGCCAAGCTCGACACGGCGACGCTGACCGACCTGAACAAGAAGGTGAGCGTGGACGGGCAGAAGCCCGCGGAGGTGGCCCGCGACTGGCTGAAGTCGGCGGGCTTCATCAGCTGA
- a CDS encoding ABC transporter permease subunit — protein sequence MDLTLAAVALAVLIGTTLGVLTYRRRWLGSLATTTTAAFLTIPSIALLGILIGPFGLGLTNVLFALVLYALLPITRNTIVGLRGVDPAVVDAAHGMGLGRARVLWRVRLPLAWPVILSGIRVSTQITIGIAAIGAYVKGPGLGNEIFDGLGRFGSVNSLNQVLTGTVGIMVLALLFDLAYVVVGKLTAWRRPRTRLEAAPGEPTGTGGETIELREVSKHYPGRAVPAVDRLSMRIPAGEIVVLTGPSGCGKTTTMRMVNRLVEPTSGVVTIGGTDVAALDLDEHRRHTGYVIQQVGLFPHLRVDANIGVVPRVLGWTRQRIAGRVRELLDVVGLTREHGLRYPRELSGGQQQRVGVARAMAADPPVLLMDEPFGSTDPITRARLQDELLRLQRRVRKTIVFVTHDFDEALKLGDRIAVLRPRSVLAQYDTPEAILAAPADDYVSAFVGSKRNLKRLALIPVADVPLGPAADGLPSVAATATLRDALDTMVRTGSTAVSVAGKGGVCDVARLVAALEPTVEPPPPAVAEEPEKTAPPSKRRRRRLGLLVRPVLLALALLALFLIVRAHPIDSIEQRYLNPGEIFAELGAHLRLTLISTVCTIAIALPLGILLTRAGARWARPIGLGLGNLGQAIPSIGLVVLLALWIGTGTTTAVTALVVYATLPVLRNTIVGLDGVDPTLVDAARGMGMTKTAILWRIELPLAVPVILAGIRTALVLTVASATLATFIDGGGLGGGLVAGIGLYRPVLSLTFGIVVAALALFADWLGLLAEEVLHPRGTQP from the coding sequence GTGGACCTCACGCTGGCGGCGGTCGCGCTGGCCGTGCTGATCGGCACCACCCTCGGCGTGCTCACCTACCGGCGGCGCTGGCTCGGCTCGCTCGCCACCACGACGACCGCGGCCTTCCTGACCATCCCGTCGATCGCGCTGCTCGGCATCCTGATCGGCCCGTTCGGGCTCGGGCTGACGAACGTCCTCTTCGCACTCGTGCTCTACGCGCTGCTGCCGATCACGCGCAACACGATCGTCGGGCTGCGCGGGGTCGACCCGGCCGTCGTCGACGCGGCGCACGGGATGGGGCTCGGCCGGGCGCGGGTGCTGTGGCGGGTGCGGCTGCCGCTGGCGTGGCCGGTGATCCTCTCCGGCATCCGGGTGTCGACGCAGATCACCATCGGGATCGCGGCCATCGGCGCCTACGTCAAGGGGCCCGGCCTCGGCAACGAGATCTTCGACGGGCTCGGCCGGTTCGGTTCGGTCAACTCGCTCAACCAGGTGCTGACCGGGACGGTCGGGATCATGGTGCTGGCGCTGCTGTTCGACCTGGCCTACGTGGTCGTCGGCAAGCTGACGGCGTGGCGGCGCCCCCGTACCCGCCTCGAAGCGGCGCCGGGGGAGCCGACCGGCACCGGCGGCGAGACGATCGAGCTGCGCGAGGTCAGCAAGCACTACCCCGGCCGCGCGGTGCCCGCGGTCGACCGGCTCTCGATGCGGATCCCGGCGGGCGAGATCGTCGTGCTGACCGGCCCGTCGGGCTGTGGCAAGACGACGACCATGCGGATGGTCAACCGGCTCGTCGAGCCCACCTCGGGGGTCGTGACGATCGGCGGCACCGACGTGGCGGCGCTCGACCTCGACGAGCACCGCCGCCACACCGGGTACGTCATCCAGCAGGTCGGGCTCTTCCCGCACCTGCGGGTCGACGCCAACATCGGCGTGGTGCCGCGGGTGCTCGGCTGGACGCGGCAGCGCATCGCCGGGCGCGTGCGCGAGCTGCTCGACGTCGTCGGGCTGACCCGCGAGCACGGCCTCCGCTACCCGCGTGAGCTCTCCGGCGGCCAGCAGCAGCGCGTCGGCGTGGCCCGGGCGATGGCGGCGGACCCGCCGGTCCTGCTGATGGACGAGCCGTTCGGCTCCACCGACCCGATCACGCGCGCCCGGCTGCAGGACGAGCTCCTGCGCCTGCAGCGCCGGGTGCGCAAGACGATCGTGTTCGTCACGCACGACTTCGACGAGGCCCTCAAGCTCGGCGACCGGATCGCGGTGCTGCGGCCCCGGTCGGTGCTCGCGCAGTACGACACACCCGAGGCGATCCTGGCCGCACCGGCCGACGACTACGTCTCGGCGTTCGTCGGGTCGAAGCGGAACCTCAAGCGGCTCGCGCTGATCCCGGTGGCGGACGTGCCGCTGGGGCCGGCCGCGGACGGGCTGCCGTCCGTCGCCGCCACGGCCACGCTGCGGGACGCGCTGGACACGATGGTCCGCACCGGCAGCACCGCGGTCTCGGTGGCCGGGAAGGGGGGCGTCTGCGACGTCGCCCGCCTGGTCGCGGCGCTCGAGCCGACCGTCGAGCCGCCTCCGCCCGCGGTCGCCGAGGAGCCGGAAAAGACCGCGCCGCCGTCGAAGCGGCGCCGGCGCCGGCTCGGGCTGCTCGTGCGCCCGGTCCTGCTCGCCCTCGCGCTGCTGGCGTTGTTCCTGATCGTGCGGGCGCACCCGATCGACTCGATCGAGCAGCGCTACCTCAACCCGGGCGAGATCTTCGCCGAACTCGGCGCGCACCTGCGGCTGACGCTGATCTCGACGGTGTGCACCATCGCCATCGCGCTGCCGCTGGGCATCCTGCTCACCCGCGCGGGCGCGCGCTGGGCCCGGCCGATCGGGCTGGGCCTGGGCAACCTCGGGCAGGCGATCCCGTCGATCGGGCTCGTCGTCCTGCTCGCGCTGTGGATCGGCACGGGCACCACGACGGCGGTGACGGCGCTGGTCGTCTACGCGACGTTGCCGGTGCTGCGCAACACGATCGTCGGGCTGGACGGCGTCGACCCGACGCTCGTGGACGCCGCGCGCGGCATGGGCATGACGAAGACGGCGATCCTTTGGCGGATCGAACTGCCCCTGGCGGTCCCGGTGATCCTCGCCGGCATCCGGACGGCGCTGGTGCTCACCGTCGCGAGCGCGACGCTGGCGACGTTCATCGACGGCGGCGGGCTCGGCGGCGGGCTCGTCGCCGGGATCGGGCTGTACCGCCCGGTGCTGAGCCTGACCTTCGGCATCGTCGTCGCCGCGCTGGCGCTCTTCGCCGACTGGCTGGGCCTGCTCGCCGAGGAAGTCCTGCACCCGCGCGGAACCCAACCCTAG